The DNA segment GGAGACGATCCGCTTTTTCTGTGTTTGAGCTTCCAAATCCAATCCTGAATGATCCGGAGTCATCGATGACGCTCTCAACTCGCTTTGCCGCTCTTTCTGCGTTTGTGTTACTGATTCTTCCCCTGACCGACGCATCCGCATTCACCATCTCCGATACGGACGACTTCCTTCTGGTTGGCCGCGGCCCTTCCAGCGTATCCACCGGGGTCAAGGTCAGCAGCAGCAACTCGCTGGGCCGGATCTACTCGGTTCCGTCGGGCGCCAACCCCGATGTGAATGACAACCCGCCGTGGCCGCTTCCCGCAGGCGCTACCGCACCGGTCCAAGGCATCTACAACGACGGCAACATCGCAGTCACTCACAGCAGTGGCACTTATGACTTCTCCGATATCGACATCTACGCGGATATCGGCGTTCGCTGTGTCGCCAACGTAACGGGCAGTTGTCGCTCAGGTTGGAGCAACTCGACGCTGACGGGAGGCGGGACGTTTGCGAACGACTCCACCACGATGGCGGATATCGAAACGGAACTCGTCTCCGCCGCACTCGAAGTCAGCAGCCTGTCAGCAACGAATGGCTGGAGCGTCTCTGGCCAGGGATCAAAGAACGCCGGGACCGGCCACTGGACCCTCGACTCCAACGGCGTCGACGGCAACACGACGATCACTCTGGCGGGCGGCCTGAACGTGATCGTCATCGACAACCTCGGCTACGACATGAAGATCAACAACGCAGGTCTCGTCATCGACGGCGCCGCAGATTCCATCGCGATCTTCCTGCTCGCCGATGAGAGCAAGAACTGGTTGTTCGACAACGCTTCCATCACGCATGGAACGAGCGGAATCGGCAGCGACGCGATCCTGTTCGCGATGCTCGACGGCGGCAATGACACCAACTTCAATTTCAGCAAGGTCATCGTGAATGGTGCTGCCTTCTGGGACCTCTCCCAGGATGGCGGAAAGCTCACCATGAACAATGTCCAGGGTTGCGGTCAGTGGGTCGGAGACCACCTCGACTTCAACGATGTGCAACTCGCTCGCTGCGCCTTTGGCGGAACCGTTCCCGAGCCGAATACGGGGGCGTTGCTCTCGGCGGCGATCCTGGGCCTCGCCATCGCATCGCGCCGCGTCCGAGCGTTCGTCCGCTAGTCCTGAATCTTGCGGTCGAACCGGAAACGGACGACACCAGCCAGAGACGGATCCAATGAACCGTCTCTGGCTCATCCGCTCCAGGTGGAGATCATCCCGGAAGAGGATAGGAGCTCCAACAGGGGATCCATGTCCGACAAGGGGATGACTTGACAAGTCACACCCGGGGGAGACCGTGGGTCCGTCGCTACTTGGAGGCCCATCGGGCTGCGGGCGCTGGCAGCCTCGTGATCAGCCGCCCGTGAACTTGGGCGGGCGCTTCTCGAGGAAGGACACGATTCCCTCCTTGTAATCCTCGCCCGTAGCGCTGAGCGCATATTGGTCGCCGTCCATGAAGGACACGGCGTGATTGAGCGCCTTGGCGGCAGCGTCGATCCCCTGCTTGCACATTCGGACCTGCACGGGTGGCAGCTCCGCGACACGCTGGGCCATGGCGATCGCCGTCTGCAATGCGTTGCCGCTCGGCGTAACCTCATCACACAGGCCCCAGCGCTCCGCGCGGGGTGCCTCGATCTTCTCGGCCATCACGACCACTCGCTTGGTCCGCGATGGCCCTACGAGGTTGACGAAGC comes from the bacterium genome and includes:
- a CDS encoding PEP-CTERM sorting domain-containing protein (PEP-CTERM proteins occur, often in large numbers, in the proteomes of bacteria that also encode an exosortase, a predicted intramembrane cysteine proteinase. The presence of a PEP-CTERM domain at a protein's C-terminus predicts cleavage within the sorting domain, followed by covalent anchoring to some some component of the (usually Gram-negative) cell surface. Many PEP-CTERM proteins exhibit an unusual sequence composition that includes large numbers of potential glycosylation sites. Expression of one such protein has been shown restore the ability of a bacterium to form floc, a type of biofilm.) — its product is MTLSTRFAALSAFVLLILPLTDASAFTISDTDDFLLVGRGPSSVSTGVKVSSSNSLGRIYSVPSGANPDVNDNPPWPLPAGATAPVQGIYNDGNIAVTHSSGTYDFSDIDIYADIGVRCVANVTGSCRSGWSNSTLTGGGTFANDSTTMADIETELVSAALEVSSLSATNGWSVSGQGSKNAGTGHWTLDSNGVDGNTTITLAGGLNVIVIDNLGYDMKINNAGLVIDGAADSIAIFLLADESKNWLFDNASITHGTSGIGSDAILFAMLDGGNDTNFNFSKVIVNGAAFWDLSQDGGKLTMNNVQGCGQWVGDHLDFNDVQLARCAFGGTVPEPNTGALLSAAILGLAIASRRVRAFVR